The Arachidicoccus terrestris genome includes the window CTTTTTACGATATGCATCATTTGATCAGCGGATAATTCCCAGCCTTCTTCCCTGTTTTTATAAAGTCTGGAATACGAACAGAAAGCGCAGGTAAATACACAGACGTTTGTGGGCTCAATATGAAAATTGCGGTTGAAGTAGGTTTTGTTGCCATGTCTTTTCTCTCTTACATAATTGGCCAGACCGCCCGCGAAGCCCAGAGAAGCCTTCTCAAATAAGGTGATTCCTTCCTGAAAGCTCAACCTTTTTTCTGCTAATACCTTTTCACCGATTTTTCTTAGTTCTGTATCTTGTTCACTGGAAATCAATTGCTCGACTCCGGTAGCCAATTCCACCATAATCACAAATTTTGATCACAAATTTAAGGGTTATTAGCTAAAGAGAATCACAATGTATGAGGGGGTGCTTCTTTAAAGCATAAACCGTTGTTATAAAAAGAGGTGTTGTATTGAAGTTCGGAATGAGTTGAATCTTTTATAAAACAATGCAATATAAGTTAATAAATTTAACTATTTGTATGTCTTTATGCGTAGTTGTGTAGACGTTTAAAAAGACAGGTTATATGAATTCTGTAATCAACAACTTCGGTTTTGTAAAATGAAACGCTCTAATTTTGTAAAGTGATTGTCTCTAATTTTGTAAAATGATCTATAAATGTAATATATATTACATTTATAGACTATCAGATACGATTAGCGGATAATGAATTGGAGAGAAAACTTCATGCCGCGGGAGCAGTCTTATTCGTGGAATGAAAGCTTTATGAGCAAGGTTTCTGATACCAACCGCGATCCAATAAAAGTAAGGAGTTTACTTCGCTCTCTTGCCAGAAATACAGCGACTCTTGTGGAAGTCTCCACATTGGAAAGAGATATACGCCAGATCGAGAATGGCAGTATATCGCGGCCGACTATTTACGATTATCTTGGTGCATTATATCAATTGATGATTCTGGAGAATCAGCCCGCATGGAATACCTATATACGCTCCTCTGCCCTCTTAAGAAATTCACCTAAAAGGCATTTTACAGATGTCTGTCTTGCCGTATCTGCGTTAGGCTTAGACAAAGAGGCTTTGTTGAAGGATTTGAACTTTCTAGGGTTTCTGTTTGAGTCGTTAGTTACACATGATTTCCGGGTGTATGGACAGGTAGATGATGCTAAAGTCTATCATTATCGGGGTTCGAGCGGACTAGAGGTAGATGCCATTGTACAAAAACATAATGGAGATGGGTATGCATTTGAAATAAAGTTGGGAGTCGGCCAGATTGAAGACGCTGCTGCGAGCCTTAATAAATTTGTTTCAGTTCTGGATGGAAAAAAATACAGCCTCCAAAATCACTTAACAT containing:
- a CDS encoding DUF4143 domain-containing protein encodes the protein MSKVSDTNRDPIKVRSLLRSLARNTATLVEVSTLERDIRQIENGSISRPTIYDYLGALYQLMILENQPAWNTYIRSSALLRNSPKRHFTDVCLAVSALGLDKEALLKDLNFLGFLFESLVTHDFRVYGQVDDAKVYHYRGSSGLEVDAIVQKHNGDGYAFEIKLGVGQIEDAAASLNKFVSVLDGKKYSLQNHLT